The following nucleotide sequence is from Mytilus trossulus isolate FHL-02 chromosome 9, PNRI_Mtr1.1.1.hap1, whole genome shotgun sequence.
AACTCGACCTGAAATTCAGTGTACTCTCCATGATGTTACTAGCTTTTTATCTCACCGGGGCCCAAATGGCCCCATGATAGTTTATTGACAAAAATGCCATCACTTTGCATACGCCAACGTCTATCGTCTgttgtcgtcgtaaactatttcaagaatcttctcctctgaaactaccgctGAGCCAAATACCTTCAATCTTAATctgaatgttccttatattgggggataggaggggtcccgatcccgaaatcccgaccttaaaaacacgaaatcccgaaatcccggtcTTAAAAATACGAAAATAAGATTCTTCCCATGCGAAATTCCGAGGTCCCGAAAGGGTGAATCCCTAAATCCCGAagttaaaaacacccgatcccgtagtcccgataaaggtcataTCCCCCTCCCttatggtatctagtttataaatattaaatccGAACGTTTGACCCATCAACAATCATGGCAAAAAAAGAGAACATATTGGTCAAATGCCGTATTTAGCTTATATCTGAAAAACTAAATCCTTACCGACTCAAGCGAGAAAATAAAtatcgttgagatgatcaacgataatctataaatcaCTGTCAAAACTAATGTTTTGAGGATTAGTTAAATCAGGATATATATAGTTGATCTTTTGAATGCATATGTATccctttataaataattaaaaattcttATACTGGAATGTCCGATAATAGAGttgtaatttgaatatattaacagtagttgtcgtttgtttatgtaatttatacgtgtttctcgtttctcgtttttgaTATTGATTAGACCATCGGtgttcctgtttgaatggttttacactagtaattttggggccctttatagctttttgttcggtgtacGTGAGCCAAGGCTAcgtgttgaatgccgtacattgacctataatggttcaagttacttttataaattgttatttggttggagagttgtctcattggcactttcACCacttcttcctatatctatatattatttgaAAGACAGTCCTGCCTTTTTTCTCGATAATCAACTTCTACAAAATGCTGTTTGATTAAAATGCATGCCTGTCCCAATTAAGTCGTTGTTATCGTGGGTCCTTATGTTTTTTTGGCTGTTAGTTTCCTTGTTTGAAGTTTTCCACATATTTCATTTAGGGGCCTTTTTATACCGACTATATGGCATGGGTTTTCTTATAGTTGAAAACCACACAGTtgcctataattgtttacattgatCCACTTCGTTCGAACTCTGCTACACGTGGAtagtacggggcgccgaatgggacgcttgtggttttgtacaaaattcaattctgtcataacaaaatcatttttgtcttacaaaactatgtgctacagacgtgttttgtgagaacttcaattttgtgatgacaaaattcatttgtgtagacaaaattcatttttgtcatgacaaaattcatttttgtagacaaaattcatatttgtcatgacaaaagtcaattttgtctaaaaggtatgcaaatataaacatatttgcatacaaaattgacttttgttacctgatatggaaattaaagtcacaaaagtcaattgtgtgaggtaagattcaattttgtgagacaaaattgacttttgtgaaacaaaattaacttttgtgagacaaaattaacttttgtgagacaaaattgacttttgtgagacaaaattcaattttgttgacacaaaagtcaattttgttaattttgttgagacaaaagtcaattttgtcaattttgttgagacaaaaatcaattttgttaattttgttgagacaaaagtcaattttgtcaattttgttgagacaaaagtcaattttgttaattttgttgagacaaaagtcaattttgttaattttgttgagacaaaagtcaattttgttgagacaaaagtcaattttgttaattttgttgagacaaaagtcaattttgtcaattttgttgagacaaaagttaattttgtcaattttgtgacgacaaaattcatttttgtgacgacaaaattcaattttgtaacaacaaaattgacttttctgagacaaaattgactttcgtgagacaaaattgactttcgtgagacaaaattcaattttgttgagacaaaattcaattttgttaattttgttgagacaaaattcaattttgttaattttgttaagacaaaattcaattttgtcaattttgttgagacaaaagtcaattttgtctcacattggtcaattttgtctcacaaaagttaattatgtcaattttgtcaattttgtctcacaaaagtaaattttgtgtaacaaaagtcgattttgtatgcaaattagttcacagaaaccaaactaaactaatttgaatacaaaattgatttttgtcgcccaattttcaaattaggtaacaaaagtcaagtctgtggaacaaaaatgaattttgtcatgacaaaagtggcttttgtccgctgatagataattttgtatgacaaaattttaaatttgtagtatgatacaaattttgttaaactgaaatcatttttgttgaacaaaagtcacttttgtccgtacaaaattgaattttgagtacaaaaccacaagagtcccattcggcgccccgtagatagttgtctcattggtaatcatgaCACAActtcatttttaaaacttgtcTTTAAACAAAGACTTGATGTACACCAAATGACTTATTTTTCATAGTCGCTActaattatttattgataattcaGGATAATATTTTCAACTAAGTGCACCGAACATCAAGGAGCAGTATACATGAGACCACAAACAGTTGATAAGTAAAATTTAGATCCCGCGTCTTACCTATATGGTGTTTCTGAACGCATTCCATTTCCATTATTTTTacgacgtagtcggtatagtttcggtttgtgccctttgaacgtaaggacgcttaactatggcaacagaatacgcatgcttgaaaatcctttctgtgattggacaaaatgctgtcatggtgggtgatttggttgtgtttgaaaaaacgtctcgttaattatatcgtgatggaaaacaagtgaaaaactataaatatttgaactagaacttacaaagatttatatttttattaaaataattgtttctccaatatcTCTTTGCATCcctgacagctgtttattcgggacaattatataattttaatgtaaactttgttgtaccaTCGTACAcgacttttagaacgcacctacgcgtgtgagatttccgcggggtttcggtgaatgtaaacagaaagatacgaGGACTGAGAATACTGAACACAAAAAGTTACTTTCAGATGGAGATTTAattaaagaggtcctgcatcattaagtcattgtgcttctgaaggcatagattaccttagccgtatttggcccaattttttggaattttggatcctcaatgctcttcaactttgaacttgtctgggtttataaatatttttgatatgagcgtcactgatgagtcttgtgtagacgaaacgcgcgtctggcgtacttaattataatcctggtacctttgataactatttacaccactgggtcgatgccactgctggtggacgtttcgtccccgagggtaccACCAGCCCATTAGTCaacacttcagtgttgacatgaatatcaataatttggtcatttttataaatttcctgtatacaaaactttgaacgttttgaaaaactaaggattttcttattccaggcatagattaccttagccgtatttggcacaactttttggaattttggatcctcaatgctcttcaatttgtacttgtttgggtttataaatatttttgatttgagcgtcactgatgagtcttgtctagacgaaacgcgcgtctagcgtactaaattataatcctggtacctttgataactatttacaccactgggtcgatgccactgctggtggacgtttcgtccccgagggtatcaccagcccagtagtcaacacttcggtgttgacatgaatatcaagtaatttggtcatttgtataaatttcctgtatacaaaactttgaactttttgaaaaactaaggattttcttattccaggcatagattaccttagccgtatttggcacaactttttggaattttggatcctcaatgctcttcaactttgtacttgtttgggtttatagatatttttgatttgagcgtcactgatgagtcttgtgtagacgaaacgcgcgtctggggtactaaattttaatcctggtacctttgataactatttatcgaaatgatagttttaaacatatactcaaatttaagtACAttggatatcttttttaaagatagttcttgtttcaAGTATACCCGTCTTGGTTATGTGCTACATCCATTAAATGGTGTAAACGACTTCAATATACGTCTTCAACGCTTCGTTTGCCACGGCCAAGTTCTACAtctataaataacataacttttGTGTCATCTTACAGTTGTTAAATGGTTTAGTTCCTAAATAATAATAAGATGAacctatttttttcttattttacagCAGGCtggttttaaaaagtttttatgACGTGGAAATTAATTATAACTGTTTGCCTTTGTGTCCCTGTGTTTTGTCTCTTAATTAGTATGGCGGAAGGTGGCAGTGCAAAAAGTGCATGTAGCTTTGACATGTTTGGTGGAGACTTTAGTGCATACATGGCATGTAAAACACAGTTTGCTCTGCAGTCTAACTGGTGGCCATCTCCTATAGCAGGTTTACTCAGTTTCCaggtattttgatatgaattaaaataaaaatattaagtaaaagGAATACACAGTACTGTAATGCGTATTGTATGTTGGTGAGGTAAAATTCTCGTCTATTCTGACAGTGTTTTTTGTGTCTTTCCTCGTCTTTGCCACTTCTACGGCTCACGTTTTATAGATCTAGAAATTTAATGAACAAATTATAGAAATTCGTTTGTCATTTCGTTTCACTAGTTCGTAtgcagtttgaaaaaaaataacaaaaatacggaGTTCCGACTaaagttcaaaatggaaaatttattttgaaaaactaaacaattaaaacacatcaaatgaatgaatataactgtcatattcatatATTCTGTTTATCTTGCTTAAGTGTTGTTTTAGATTGTACTTTCTTTTCAGGCATGGAATAGTTTAAGTGCATTTTGGGAGAATGGAATTATCCTAGAAACGTACGCAAACTTTGTGGCATTTGTTGGAAACAACACCAGATTTAAAGGCATAATAAAATCATCTAACCGTAATTTATCGTCTTTGAAGCAGGCTTATGGGCCTATCCCATCCTTTGATGATATGGCATGGTATGCGCTTAGTTTTGCCCGAATTTACGAAATTTTTGGGTGGAATGAATTTCTTACTAATAGTGTGGATGTCTTTGACTGGCTTTGGAGGACAGCCTGGGATTCCAATGGAACTTGTGGAGGGGGAATGTGGTGGAATAATGGATATCGACAAAAGGTGACAATAACTAATACAATTAGTCTTCTGGCGGCAGGAAAACTTTATCGTTTTACGAACGACACTAAATACCTTCAtcaaatgcatgaaatatgGAATTATCTTCTACGAAATGGAATAGTCGacaatttaacatatttgataCATGATGGTCCTACGCCTAACTGTACCGGGAATAATTTTATTGGACCTACCTATTTAGGCGGCACGGTAATTGGAGGTTTAGTAGAGttctacaaaatatacaaaaacgaTACTTATTTAGATCTTGCAAACAAAATAGCACACGCTGAAATCCAAAATTCCACGAACAAGTCATCAGGAATTCTTACTGAATATTGCGAACCTCATTGTAATGACGATCAGAAAGTATTTAAGGGGATATTCGTCCGGAATTTACGATATTTAATTGACGCACTGCGTGATGGGAAACAGAAAGAGGAATACCAGAGATATTTAGACCATAACGTGGGAGGAATTATACAGCATAGTGTATGTGAAAAACATCCAATTCAAAACTGTAATATTGTATTCCAATATGGACCTCCATATTACAACGAATCAGGTCCTGTGTTTGCGCACAACTGGAATGGACCCTTCATAAGTGGCTCGCCAATGCAGCAGATCGCAGCTTTAGACTTGTTCATTTCTGCCATAAAACCAGGAACAACATGTAATGGGGAATTTTGCGACTTTAATCCGTACTACCCTCCCCCTCAACCATTGACCTGTAATGAAAAACCATGTCCCCGGGACCAACCATGCTGTAATTATACTCCTTTTCAATCGTATACATGTTGTGGTTCTAACCAGAAATGTGTCAGTGGAATTTGTACATAGAATATTATTATGAAAAAGATATGTCTCGATGAACACTAACGTATGAAAGTAGGTTTAGTTCAAACGACACGTGTTCATCAATTACTTATTAGACAAAACTGTAAATCTAAAATAGATGAGAACGTTTACACCAAAAGGGTCTAAGCATTGTAACTAAAAAACGAGAGTCGACATGTATCATTTATATCACAGTGGCTGAACCTGGCAGAATGGAAAATAGAAAATTGGATTTTTACCTGGCACTTTGACATTGGTATTTAAAATTGCTTCTTTGCATATTGAGGTGTTTGTGGGATGACTTCCAAGACACACCAACATATTTTAGTCACAGACGAATCATGACTTCTGGAATTATTTAGTTGGTATTTGGTTGTTTCTGTGATAGAACATACTTGCTTGGCTCATAGCACATAACTACATTATGCAATTAGTGTACTTAGTACACGGACTTATTTTAGGACTTTGAATTTGGAATTTGAATGTCGCAGTCCattaacaacattaaaatgccgACTTGGAGCGACAAGTTTCTGTCTGGAAATATTTTTTAGCATAATATCTATAAGAAAAAATCCATACTCTTCTGCAATGTTGCTCGACCCCTTTTAAAAATCATGAATCCGCGACATGAAAATCATAAGCAACCTTGTCGACATCTTTGTGTGGTTGTTCCAAGCAAGAAATCCAAAATCCAATGGCTGTAAATGGTTGATGTTCGCAATGTTAGTGTTTTGTCTTTAAAAGCAATGTTCGCGGAAAGGGCTCTACTTATCATTGAAGTCGTACACAAGCACAACACAATAGCATTCTTTTGACAATGGTTGTATTGAAAATTAATTGCTTAATTGTTTTTGCGGAAActaattaaaatgaatttaatgttaacatggttttgtaaaaaaaactaaaaaaaacccaaaatgcATCTACAGTACCAAGAAAATATACATAGCTTAAAAGTATATTTGTTCTATTAGACAGAGTTACTATtatggttttataaaaaataaaatatattgtgaaatgtaaaattaaactgTCATATAGATTTGTGCTATTTGATAaaagtgttttatttgtttatagtcTTGTATATAGGACATTTTGATAATAAGCACGTGATTTTTTGATAATGAAGATTGAAAGGTTTAACTAAATTATTAAGTAAAAAAAGATGTACATGTACTCAGTATGGTTAACATTGCTGGGTATAGGGGTGGGCGTCGCCGGCAGCAATACCGCAAACACAACGTGTACAATGGAAATGTTTGGTGGTGACTTTAATGCATATATGGCTTGTAAAACTCAGTTTGCTCTACAGTCAAATTGGTGGCCTTCTCCTATAGCTGGATTATTTAGTTACCAGGTAAGAAATCAGAATcagtttcaaatatttatttatttctatacaGGGACACGATCCACAAACAGGAAACAAAATCGTCAAAAATACATATGGTAACAAGTTGTACATCACAAACTATTCTGCGTTAGCTATATCGTTATATATGGGTACGTTGCAGAATCCACACTGGCTTTATTAAAATGGAGACGGAGAACGCAATGAGTACCGATTTAAAATGACGAGacttagaatcatattcaaaacagtgtggtcctggccattgattgacgacctaaattatcccattgactgggacagattaggtgaacgtttgtcggtaacgaccattgctcacttcttacttattatataatttaaactgtggggtcaccaaaggttcttaacgcctttaataataaaataattcgatttttttttcaggaataacctttatgttttgatttatattattgatataaatcaacacatcgtattattccggatttgtttttcgaattgctttatttaggtgttgagaacctttggtgaccccacagattcagtgtctttaacaagtacatagtgagcagtgattgttaccgacaaacgttcacctaatctgtcccagtcaatgggataatttaggtcgtcaatcaatggccagtaccacactgttttgaatatgattctatttctttattgtatgaaatatttatcaggTATTAATTATATTGGTAAGGATCGATTTATTTTTAGCAAAAAGAAATAATCTTAAACATTGCAGAATGTCAATTTATCACTCAACTTCAAGTTTAGTGGTATATGTTAAAGACAATCGCATATTATCCTCTTTTTCCTCATTGCAGAGTTTGTTCATTCTATTTTGTAGCTTGAAACAAAAGGAGTTTATTTTCATggaccaattaaaaaaattgtaaaaggagtagcaatttcaatatttaaggCTCAACATTGAAGTTTGTTTTGAATAAACGAGACAGATAGTTCACTGTCGACAAAAAACtattacacttttatttttttattttccgtaTTATTTCAGGTATGGAATGGTTATGATGGCTTCTGGGAAGATGGCATCGCTCtagaaacatttacaaatttcattGCATTCGTAGGAAACAACACGCGTTACCAAGACGTGATAAAATCTTCCGTGCGTGAACTCTATTCTCTTTTAGAGGCCTATGGACCGTATCCATCGTTTGACGACATGGCGTGGTATGCACTTAGTTATGTGCGGATTTACGAAGTATTCGGATGGGACGAATTTCTCAAAAGTAGTATAGAAGTAGATGATTGGTTGTGGAAAACATCATGGGATAAGACCAGTAACTGCAGCGGAGGGATGTGGTTTGACTACGACTTTAGGCAAAAAGTATCAATCACAAATCTAGAGTGCATTGTAGTGGCTGGAAAATTGTTTAGAGCTACAAAGAATGTCAAATATCTTATACACATGAAAAAGCTATGGAACTGGGTTACAGAGAATGGAATTATTGACAACACCACGTACTTGGTACATGATGGGGCTTTGAATAATTGTACGGGAAACAATTTTTTCGGACCAACCTACCTCGGAGGAACATTAATCGGTGGTTTAGTggagttttataaaatatataaaaaggagTCTTACTTAGATCTCGCAAACAAAATAGCACAGGCTGAGATTCGTAACTCCACGAATATGTTTACTGGTACACTTACTGAATGGTGTGAACCTAATTGTAATGATGATGAGAAAATGTTCAAAGGAATATTTATCCGAAATCTCCGCTATCTAATGGACGTTTTAAAAGATCCGAAACAGAGACAAGAATATCAGGAATATTTGGACTTAAATATACAAGCGAACCTGCTGTATAATATGTGCGATAAAGTTCCGATACATGAATGTAATATCACATTTAAGGATGGTCCGCCATTTTATAACGTGTCTGGTCCCTTATTTTCTCCGAACTGGAACGGACCATTTACAGTTGGTGCACCAATGCAGCAAACAGCTGCTTTAGATCTCTTCATTGCAGCAATCAAACCTGGAACGAATTGTACCGGGGAATACTGTAATTTCAGTCCAAATTATCCGAAACCACAACCACTGACTTGCAAAGATTACCCATGTCCAAAAGATCAGCCCTGTTGTCAATACACCAGTACCTCATATACATGCTGCACATCCGATCAGAAATGTTTAAGTGGAATATGTACTTAAATTAATACTTaacgaatatagtccttaatgtggacagtgtgttacttgccaatttttgttataccccttccaaatttaattctccatgttttatgcctcatatagcaagttgggggggggggggttgtgaaatgacactgtaaaaaaatttgggtcataaatatttaggtaaagtcaaatcaaatcaaatattttattggacaaAGCACATATGATACAATGCGTATTCCAAGatataaacacattaaacatgacaatttatgcaaatacaacataaagaaaacatttgaagtaccaattatatatataatatcacagTATTACATAGTATTATACTTATGGTAGACCAACTGACATTAGATTATTATTACGAGCTTCAAAAGCTTGACTTAAATAACTACATATTTGTCTGGTGTTAACTAGATTTACTGGATTAAGTAAATAGATCGTTGATTGAATAGCATCATCATTATtaaggtttttgaaaatatcaaacttcTCTCGAAGGTCTTTATATAGAggacaatgtaaaagaaaatgaacttcATCTTCCACTTTATCTTTACAAAGTTTGCAGTATCTTTCACTTGCTAAAATTTTTGGTTTGCTATACCTCCCAGTTTCAATTGCAAGTGAATGTGCacttattctaatttttgtaagCAGTGacctatcatattttttaatatcaaatcttAAGTAAGCTTTCAAGTCAAATGATGAGcacattttactataaaatcTTAGTTTACCTGTGTTATTAGATTTAATATTCTCAAGTTGACCCAAAATCttgcatttataaaagtttttcagTGAGTCCTCAAACATATTATGTGATATTTGAAGTGAATCAAAGTTGATTAACTTTTTTAGTTTATGTAAGGACTGTACCCAGCAAGCGCTCTTTAgtgtatacaattttttatcTTCAATGAATGCAGATTTTAATAGATCAAATTTTGGGTTGTTTCCAACTTCAATGTCAGTTAATCTAGCATAGTATTTAAACATtagtttatatgatataaaacacaCTGGATATAGCTCAAGTTCTGTACGTAAAGCTAAATTGGAAGCCTTACCATGAACACCaagaacatttttcataatcatatTCTGAACCTTTTCAAACGGTAGTTTATCAGCAGTGTcaagatttatattaaaatctgaGATCCAAATTTCAGATCCATAAGTCATAATTGGTGAAATTAATGAGTTGAAAAGTCTTACCCATTTTTCCACTGCAATACAATTAGAATATGGTAATTTTGATTTCAAGGCGAAATATGCCTTACGTGCTTTATCAGCAAGATTTTCAGCTGCTATATTAAGTTTAcctctattgttgaagactatACCTAAGTATTTATATTCCGTAGCAGATTCTAATGGTTGgggaccaaaataaaaataatgtttatctaataaagatctatttttactatttgataAAATCATAGTTTGTGTTTTCTTGGTGTTCACATTTAGGCCCCAATCAATACAAAAGGATTGTAAGGCATCCACACAGTGTTGCAAGCCATTAGGTGTTTCTGAAATTAAGATTAAATCATCTGCATAAAGAAGATGACTAAAGTTATTCTGATTTAAATTAACTGGATCAGACAAAACAGGGTTGAAATAGGAATCTATGTCAtcgacaaaaatattaaaaagggcGGGGCTAAGACTGTCCCCCTGTTTCACCCCTAAATTAGCATGGAATGATTCACTAAT
It contains:
- the LOC134682958 gene encoding uncharacterized protein LOC134682958, with amino-acid sequence MTWKLIITVCLCVPVFCLLISMAEGGSAKSACSFDMFGGDFSAYMACKTQFALQSNWWPSPIAGLLSFQAWNSLSAFWENGIILETYANFVAFVGNNTRFKGIIKSSNRNLSSLKQAYGPIPSFDDMAWYALSFARIYEIFGWNEFLTNSVDVFDWLWRTAWDSNGTCGGGMWWNNGYRQKVTITNTISLLAAGKLYRFTNDTKYLHQMHEIWNYLLRNGIVDNLTYLIHDGPTPNCTGNNFIGPTYLGGTVIGGLVEFYKIYKNDTYLDLANKIAHAEIQNSTNKSSGILTEYCEPHCNDDQKVFKGIFVRNLRYLIDALRDGKQKEEYQRYLDHNVGGIIQHSVCEKHPIQNCNIVFQYGPPYYNESGPVFAHNWNGPFISGSPMQQIAALDLFISAIKPGTTCNGEFCDFNPYYPPPQPLTCNEKPCPRDQPCCNYTPFQSYTCCGSNQKCVSGICT
- the LOC134682959 gene encoding uncharacterized protein LOC134682959 → MYMYSVWLTLLGIGVGVAGSNTANTTCTMEMFGGDFNAYMACKTQFALQSNWWPSPIAGLFSYQVWNGYDGFWEDGIALETFTNFIAFVGNNTRYQDVIKSSVRELYSLLEAYGPYPSFDDMAWYALSYVRIYEVFGWDEFLKSSIEVDDWLWKTSWDKTSNCSGGMWFDYDFRQKVSITNLECIVVAGKLFRATKNVKYLIHMKKLWNWVTENGIIDNTTYLVHDGALNNCTGNNFFGPTYLGGTLIGGLVEFYKIYKKESYLDLANKIAQAEIRNSTNMFTGTLTEWCEPNCNDDEKMFKGIFIRNLRYLMDVLKDPKQRQEYQEYLDLNIQANLLYNMCDKVPIHECNITFKDGPPFYNVSGPLFSPNWNGPFTVGAPMQQTAALDLFIAAIKPGTNCTGEYCNFSPNYPKPQPLTCKDYPCPKDQPCCQYTSTSYTCCTSDQKCLSGICT